The following coding sequences lie in one Maribacter forsetii DSM 18668 genomic window:
- a CDS encoding DUF2490 domain-containing protein yields MRKVITLLVLLTAISHTNAQSEVTGEDDFGSWFMYFGTNKIADKWSIHTEAQFRYYEMASNFNQLLLRTGVNYHINPNAIATLGYGFIDTDPTFREFDVFGDDAIFENNAISEHRIFEQFILKNKVWEFNFEHRYRLEQRFVQNNFSGISNTLHRARYRIQMTLPLTDIFFLNFYDEIFINLQNDAFGQNRAYAALGVNVTESLSMQVGYLKNHFSETNFDRFQVGLFYNTDLRGIFKKKK; encoded by the coding sequence ATGAGGAAAGTTATTACGTTACTAGTATTATTAACAGCAATTAGCCATACCAATGCCCAAAGTGAAGTTACTGGTGAAGACGATTTTGGTAGTTGGTTCATGTATTTTGGAACCAATAAAATTGCCGATAAATGGAGTATACATACCGAAGCGCAGTTTAGATATTATGAAATGGCATCTAATTTTAATCAGTTGTTGCTGCGTACAGGAGTAAATTATCATATTAATCCTAATGCCATTGCCACTTTGGGGTACGGCTTTATTGATACCGACCCTACCTTTAGGGAATTTGATGTTTTTGGTGATGATGCCATTTTTGAAAATAATGCTATTTCAGAGCACCGCATTTTTGAGCAGTTCATTCTTAAAAATAAAGTATGGGAATTTAATTTCGAGCATCGCTATCGTTTAGAACAACGGTTTGTTCAAAATAATTTTTCTGGAATCAGTAATACATTGCACAGAGCGAGGTATAGAATTCAAATGACCTTGCCCCTAACCGATATCTTTTTTCTAAACTTTTACGATGAAATTTTTATCAATCTACAAAATGATGCTTTTGGTCAAAACCGAGCTTATGCAGCGCTTGGTGTCAATGTTACCGAGAGTTTGAGCATGCAGGTGGGCTATTTAAAAAATCACTTTAGCGAGACTAATTTTGATCGTTTTCAAGTAGGATTATTTTATAACACTGATTTACGTGGCATTTTTAAAAAGAAGAAGTAA